GCTGATCGCGCGCCGCGATTACGAGGCATCGCAGATCCGCGTCGCCGATCATCGCGCCAAGCTCGCCGAAGCCCGCGCCAAGCTCAGCCGCGTCGATGTCGGGCTCAACCGCCAGTCGGCGCAGACCGTCCGCGCGCCGCGCGACGGGCGCATCCAGACGATCGACGCGGGCGCGGGCGCGACGCTGGTCAACCCCGGCGACATCCTCGCGACGCTCGCCCCCGAAGCACCGGTGCGCGTCGTCGAACTGCTGGTCGACGGCCGCGACGTCGCGCTGATCTATCCGGGCCGCCCGGTGCGGCTGGCGTTCGAGGGCTGGCCGGCGATCCAGTTCAGCGGCTGGCCTTCGATCGCCGAGGGCATGTTCGACGGTCGCGTCCGCTCGGTCGACCCCTCGGCGCAGGCGACGGGGCTGTTTCGCGTGCTGGTCGAGCCGATGCCCGGCCGCTTGAGCTGGCCCGACGACGATTATGTCCGGCTGGGTGCCAAGGTGCGCGGTTGGATCCAGATGGAGACCGTCAGCGTCGGCTATGAACTGTGGCGCCAGCTCAACGACTTCCCGCTCGAATTTCGCCGCCCGGCGATCGAGGCAGAGGCCAAGGCGCAGGAAAAGGCGAAATGATACGCCTCGCGCTCGCGCTCTTGCTGCTCGCCGCGCTCCCAGCCGCGGCGCACGCGCAAGTGCTCACGCTCGACGAAGTGCTCCGCTCCTCGGCGACCAACGCCCCCGCGATCCTCGAGGCGATTGCCCGCGAGCGCTGGGCCGATGGTCGCCGGCTGTCGGCCGAGGGCGCGTTCGACACCTTGTTCGAAGGCGACGCGCAGTCGCGGCTGCTGGGCTATTATGACGGCACCGTCGTCGAGGCGCGCGCGAGCCGCCCGTTCGCCAATAATGGCGGCGGGCTCTACGCCGGCTATCGCGCCTCGCGCGGCGAATTTCCGGTCTATGAAGACAAGGCGTTCACCAACCGGCTGGGCGAGGTGAAGGTCGGCGCGGTCTTCTCGCTGATGCGCGATCGGCTGGTCGACGAACGCCGCACCAAGCTCGGGCTCGCCGGCCGCGACATCGAGCTCGCTCGGCTCGATCGCGAAATGGTGGCGATCGGCGTACAGCGCCGCGCGGTCGGCGCCTATCAGCTGTGGGTAGTCGCGGGGATGCGCGTCGGCGTCTATCGCGACCTGCTGGCGCTGGCGAGCGAGCGCCAGAAATCGATCGAGCGCCAGATCACGCTCGGCGCGCGCCCCGAAATCCTCGGCACCGAAAATCGCCAGAACATCGTTCGCCGCCAGACCTTGTTGATCCGCGCCGAGCAGGAACTGGCAAGCGCCGCCAACGCATTGTCCTTCTATCTCCGCGACGCCGATGGCGAGCCGGTAACCCCCGGCCCCGAACGGCTGCCCGGCGCCTTTCCGGAGCTACGGCTGCCTCCGCTTGGGGGCGATCTCGCGCGGCGGATCGACCGGCCCGATCTC
The genomic region above belongs to Sphingomonas qomolangmaensis and contains:
- a CDS encoding efflux RND transporter periplasmic adaptor subunit, which produces MLFQPDHLAHFPTLVSIRPPRVTQVIAWMLMIGIGLVTAILFGVPWLQTSAGTGQVVALNPDDRVQSVTALVQGRVERWYVNDGDQVKAGDPIARLIDNDPDLLVRLRAERAQVAAEIAAAEQAMAVAQLDVGRSGQLLAEGLIARRDYEASQIRVADHRAKLAEARAKLSRVDVGLNRQSAQTVRAPRDGRIQTIDAGAGATLVNPGDILATLAPEAPVRVVELLVDGRDVALIYPGRPVRLAFEGWPAIQFSGWPSIAEGMFDGRVRSVDPSAQATGLFRVLVEPMPGRLSWPDDDYVRLGAKVRGWIQMETVSVGYELWRQLNDFPLEFRRPAIEAEAKAQEKAK
- a CDS encoding TolC family protein codes for the protein MIRLALALLLLAALPAAAHAQVLTLDEVLRSSATNAPAILEAIARERWADGRRLSAEGAFDTLFEGDAQSRLLGYYDGTVVEARASRPFANNGGGLYAGYRASRGEFPVYEDKAFTNRLGEVKVGAVFSLMRDRLVDERRTKLGLAGRDIELARLDREMVAIGVQRRAVGAYQLWVVAGMRVGVYRDLLALASERQKSIERQITLGARPEILGTENRQNIVRRQTLLIRAEQELASAANALSFYLRDADGEPVTPGPERLPGAFPELRLPPLGGDLARRIDRPDLETILVRLDQAAARRQLAENDLQPRLDLRAEAAKDVGPVGLGGSSRTPAEAIVGVRFSLPLERRQARGRVAEAVAEADGLRLRRQLIEDQILVEVNDLAIQVGAAERLVALAGDETALANRMAEAERRRFQLGASDFLVVNLREESAADARLRQLDAEYRRSASRAELVAATVDRAQLGL